One region of Triticum aestivum cultivar Chinese Spring chromosome 6B, IWGSC CS RefSeq v2.1, whole genome shotgun sequence genomic DNA includes:
- the LOC123137843 gene encoding uncharacterized protein isoform X3 gives MEEGGRSSAAPWPPSRTLAGVDAWCEAGDAVPALLVETETRWPTDMCSTARNCFHGFLGHLVMEMPPCFTNARCLLMWLQIDLRYVKRITMSRNEQLEKSVSQR, from the exons ATGGAAGAGGGGGGCCGGTCGTCCGCGGCGCCGTGGCCGCCGTCCAGAACGCTCGCCGGCGTGGATGCGTGGTGCGAGGCTGGGGATGCTGTCCCCGCGTTGCTGGTGGAGACGGAGACCCGGTGGCCGACCGACATGTGCAGCACCGCCCGCAACTGCTTCCATGGCTTCCTCGGCCACCTTGTGATGGAGATGCCTCCCTGCTTCACCAATGCTAG ATGCTTGCTTATGTGGTTGCAGATCGACTTGCGATATGTTAAGCGAATCACCATGTCACGCAATGAGCAATTAGAGAAGAGTGTTTCACAAAG ATAA
- the LOC123137843 gene encoding uncharacterized protein isoform X2, producing the protein MEEGGRSSAAPWPPSRTLAGVDAWCEAGDAVPALLVETETRWPTDMCSTARNCFHGFLGHLVMEMPPCFTNARLDPLPTQQVYACLFPCLMRKGRLASNPNLNEFSQGHAGDACLCGCRSTCDMLSESPCHAMSN; encoded by the exons ATGGAAGAGGGGGGCCGGTCGTCCGCGGCGCCGTGGCCGCCGTCCAGAACGCTCGCCGGCGTGGATGCGTGGTGCGAGGCTGGGGATGCTGTCCCCGCGTTGCTGGTGGAGACGGAGACCCGGTGGCCGACCGACATGTGCAGCACCGCCCGCAACTGCTTCCATGGCTTCCTCGGCCACCTTGTGATGGAGATGCCTCCCTGCTTCACCAATGCTAG GCTAGACCCCCTCCCCACCCAACAGGTTTACGCGTGCTTGTTTCCTTGCCTGATGCGGAAGGGGAGGCTTGCAAGCAACCCCAATCTGAATGAATTCAGTCAGGGTCATGCAGGGG ATGCTTGCTTATGTGGTTGCAGATCGACTTGCGATATGTTAAGCGAATCACCATGTCACGCAATGAGCAATTAG
- the LOC123137843 gene encoding uncharacterized protein isoform X1 — translation MEEGGRSSAAPWPPSRTLAGVDAWCEAGDAVPALLVETETRWPTDMCSTARNCFHGFLGHLVMEMPPCFTNARLDPLPTQQVYACLFPCLMRKGRLASNPNLNEFSQGHAGGKASRCDACLCGCRSTCDMLSESPCHAMSN, via the exons ATGGAAGAGGGGGGCCGGTCGTCCGCGGCGCCGTGGCCGCCGTCCAGAACGCTCGCCGGCGTGGATGCGTGGTGCGAGGCTGGGGATGCTGTCCCCGCGTTGCTGGTGGAGACGGAGACCCGGTGGCCGACCGACATGTGCAGCACCGCCCGCAACTGCTTCCATGGCTTCCTCGGCCACCTTGTGATGGAGATGCCTCCCTGCTTCACCAATGCTAG GCTAGACCCCCTCCCCACCCAACAGGTTTACGCGTGCTTGTTTCCTTGCCTGATGCGGAAGGGGAGGCTTGCAAGCAACCCCAATCTGAATGAATTCAGTCAGGGTCATGCAGGGGGTAAGGCATCCCGATGTG ATGCTTGCTTATGTGGTTGCAGATCGACTTGCGATATGTTAAGCGAATCACCATGTCACGCAATGAGCAATTAG